The Deltaproteobacteria bacterium genome has a window encoding:
- a CDS encoding C1 family peptidase, whose amino-acid sequence MIEQKNRGSKKSSNGKRGYGWLPDVPDQRDYLLSAVLKVPKKLPRKIDLRPLCSKVEDQGDLGSCTANALTGALEFLEQKNKVSFKDFSRLFIYYNERALEHTINSDSGAMLRDGIKTLAKQGVCSEKKWPYVISKFKAKPKPACYKEALDHQITSYHRILTLDEMRTCLAEG is encoded by the coding sequence ATGATCGAGCAGAAGAACAGAGGTTCAAAGAAATCCTCAAACGGAAAAAGGGGTTATGGCTGGCTGCCGGATGTTCCGGACCAGCGGGATTATCTCTTGAGCGCGGTGCTCAAGGTGCCGAAAAAGCTTCCCCGGAAGATCGACCTGCGGCCCCTTTGCTCCAAGGTCGAAGACCAGGGTGATCTGGGAAGCTGTACGGCCAATGCCCTGACCGGGGCACTCGAGTTCCTGGAACAGAAGAACAAGGTTTCCTTTAAGGACTTCAGCCGGCTCTTTATTTATTACAACGAGCGCGCCCTGGAGCACACCATAAATTCTGATTCCGGGGCCATGCTGCGGGACGGCATCAAGACCCTGGCCAAGCAGGGCGTCTGCTCCGAGAAAAAATGGCCTTACGTGATTTCCAAGTTCAAGGCCAAACCGAAACCGGCCTGCTACAAGGAGGCCCTGGACCACCAGATCACCTCCTACCACCGCATCCTGACCCTGGATGAGATGCGGACCTGTTTGGCCGAAGGGT